A DNA window from Calliphora vicina chromosome 1, idCalVici1.1, whole genome shotgun sequence contains the following coding sequences:
- the l(1)G0020 gene encoding RNA cytidine acetyltransferase → MVKKKIDNRIRVMIENGVKLGHRTMFIIIGDKARDQVPILYDILTKSTVKARPSVLWCYKNKDEAISNHGKKRAKKIAAGKIDINDADLFDTFRVSTTIHGRYYSETHAILGRTYGVCVLQDFEALTPNLLARTVETVEGGGLIVLLLKTLSSLKQLFTMSMDVHKRFRTESHQTVTCRFNERLILSLADCKRCLVVNDDLTVLPLSSKTINVDPVNPAEIHKSENNEFLIDLKESLRDTPPAGPLVNLCKTYDQAKAVAQFIEALAEKQLKPPTSLTAARGRGKSAAMGLSIAAAVAFGYVNIYVTSPHPENLITLFEFVLKGFDALEYQEHTDYTIIRSTNPDYKKAIIRINITRSNRQTIQYIAPNDTHLLNAADLLLIDEAAAIPLPLVKKMMGPYLIFMASTINGYEGTGRSLSLKLISQLQKENNAPPPIKLDESIRYTEGDDIESWLINLLCLDATTTVPNISSGCPTPDACELYYVDRDALFSYHKAAESFLHRLVSIYVASHYKNSPNDLQMMSDAPAHHLFCLLGPIQRKDQLPEILVVVQVALEGEISSQTITDSLGRGKKASGDLIPWNVSEQYGDKEFPKLAGVRIVRIATHPNYQRMGYGKRAIKLLRDYYAGKCTDLNEHINDDENGIEEIEEEQLGLLKEQIRPKRKIPTLLKRLNERLPEHIDYLGTSYGLTQELLKFWKNMGFVPVYLSQKANDLTGEHSCIMLHTLDKSGLNQKVNAEWLSLYYNDFRRRIIKLLSKAFREFPTSLSLSLLDNKCVKTAMAELNKETLDVYFLPHDLQRLESYSRNQIEFRLILDLTNDISYLYFQGKISDLQIDALQKAILLAIGVQGKTVDGIAAELNMPGNQILAKFYDIIKKSSKYFSNVVEGHIESTMVSETKLKRGEDFEPISLSLNDELEETAKQITKKQKDELKRLKMESLKEFAIKGSEEDWSKALSGKESKSKLISVKSGIKRLDEPLDSQTSEGSKEPKKKKMKFGKKSLNKSVI, encoded by the exons atggttaaaAAGAAGATTGACAATCGTATCAGAGTTATGATCGAAAATGGTGTAAAATTAGGACATCGTACAATGTTTATAATAATTGGTGACAAGGCCAGGGATCAAGTACCCATTCTTTATGACATTCTAACGAAATCGACCGTTAAAGCTCGTCCAAGTGTTTTATGGTGTTATAAGAACAAAGATGAAGCCATATCCAA TCACGGTAAGAAGCGTGCAAAGAAAATAGCTGCCGGAAAGATTGACATCAATGATGCAGATCTTTTCGATACTTTCCGAGTCTCTACCACCATACATGGTCGTTATTATTCTGAAACTCATGCCATATTGGGTAGAACTTATGGAGTTTGTGTTTTGCAAGATTTTGAAGCCCTCACACCCAATCTTTTGGCTCGTACTGTGGAAACAGTTGAGGGAGGTGGTCTCATTGTATTGCTTCTTAAAACGTTATCGTCtcttaaacaattatttacgATGAGTATGGATGTACATAAACGCTTCCGTACCGAATCCCATCAAACTGTTACTTGTCGTTTCAATGAAAGGCTTATACTTTCTTTGGCCGATTGTAAGAGATGTCTTGTTGTAAATGATGACTTAACCGTACTGCCATTAAGTTCAAAAACCATTAATGTTGATCCAGTAAAT cccGCTGAAATCCATAAATCGGAAAATAACGAGTTTCTGATTGATCTTAAAGAAAGTCTAAGAGATACTCCCCCTGCTGGCCCTCTGGTGAACCTTTGTAAAACATATGACCAGGCAAAGGCAGTGGCTCAATTTATTGAAGCTCTTgctgaaaaacaattaaa ACCACCCACATCATTGACTGCTGCTCGAGGTCGTGGTAAATCTGCCGCCATGGGTCTTTCAATTGCTGCAGCCGTTGCTTTCGGTTACGTTAATATTTATGTAACTTCTCCCCATCCTGAGAATTTAATAACATTATTCGAATTTGTATTAAAAGGGTTTGATGCTTTGGAATATCAAGAGCATACAGATTATACAATAATACGTTCTACAAATCCGGATTACAAAAAAGCTATTATACGCATTAACATCACACGCTCAAATCGACAAACAATACAATATATTGCACCAAATGATACGCATCTGTTGAATGCTGCTGATTTACTACTAATTGATGAAGCTGCTGCTATACCGCTGCCATTGGTTAAGAAAATGATGGGtccatatttgatttttatggcTTCGACCATAAACGGTTATGAGGGTACAGGAAGATCGTTAAGTTTAAAACTGATATCACAATTGCAAAAGGAAAATAATGCACCTCCACCG ATTAAACTCGACGAGTCCATACGTTATACAGAGGGGGATGATATTGAAAGCTGGTTGATAAATCTCTTATGTTTGGATGCCACAACCACAGTACCAAACATTAGCTCTGGTTGTCCCACTCCGGATGCTTGTGAACTATATTACGTAGATCGAGATGCTCTATTCTCTTACCACAAGGCAGCCGAATCATTTTTGCATCGTTTAGTATCGATTTATGTCGCATCTCATTATAAGAATAGTCCCAATGATTTGCAAATGATGAGTGATGCTCCGGCTCACCACTTGTTTTGTTTGTTGGGACCCATTCAAAGAAAAGATCAATTGCCTGAGATATTGGTGGTAGTGCAGGTGGCTTTAGAAGGTGAAATATCCTCACAAACAATAACAGATTCGTTGGGTAGAGGCAAAAAAGCAAGTGGTGATTTAATACCTTGGAATGTATCTGAACAATATGGTGATAAAGAATTTCCCAAATTGGCTGGTGTAAGAATTGTGCGCATTGCTACACATCccaactaccaaagg ATGGGTTATGGTAAAAGAGCCATCAAATTGTTGAGAGACTATTATGCTGGCAAATGTACGGACTTAAACGAACACATCAATGATGATGAAAATGGCATTGAAGAGATAGAAGAAGAACAATTGGGTTTGTTAAAAGAACAAATACGTCCTAAACGTAAAATTCCCACATTATTAAAACGTTTGAATGAAAGATTGCCTGAACATATCGACTATTTGGGTACTTCCTATGGTTTGACtcaagaattattaaaattctgGAAAAACATGGGCTTCGTGCCAGTATATTTAAGCCAGAAAGCAAATGATTTAACTGGTGAACATTCCTGCATAATGTTACATACGTTAGACAAATCTGGTCTGAATCAAAAAGTCAATGCTGAATGGCTGAGTCTTTACTACAATGACTTCAGAAGACGTATTATCAAATTACTAAGTAAAGCATTTAGAGAATTCCCCACAAGTCTGTCTCTATCTTTGTTAGACAATAAATGTGTTAAAACTGCAATGGCTGAACTAAATAAAGAGACACTAGACGTCTACTTTTTGCCACACGATTTACAACGCCTCGAATCTTATTCGCGCAATCAAATTGAATTCCGTTTAATTTTGGATTTAACCAATGACATAAGTTATTTATATTTCCAAGGTAAAATTAGTGATCTACAAATTGATGCTTTACAAAAAGCTATACTTCTGGCAATTGGTGTGCAAGGTAAAACTGTAGATGGCATAGCGGCTGAATTAAATATGCCAGGAAATCAAATATTGGCCAAATTTTAtgacataataaaaaaatcatcgaAATATTTCTCCAATGTTGTCGAAGGCCATATCGAAAGCACCATGGTTAGTGAAACAAAACTAAAGAGAGGTGAAGACTTCGAACCCATTTCATTGTCACTCAACGATGAGCTGGAAGAGACGGCcaaacaaataactaaaaagCAAAAGGACGAGCTTAAACGTCTTAAAATGGAAAGTCTAAAAGAGTTTGCCATTAAGGGCAGTGAGGAGGATTGGTCAAAGGCTTTATCGGGAAAAGAGAGCAAATCCAAGTTGATATCAGTTAAAAG tggtATTAAACGTTTGGATGAACCATTGGATTCTCAAACATCTGAAGGCAGTAAAGAacccaaaaagaaaaaaatgaaatttggcaaaaaatcattaaataaatcTGTTATTTAG